Proteins encoded by one window of Primulina huaijiensis isolate GDHJ02 chromosome 1, ASM1229523v2, whole genome shotgun sequence:
- the LOC140982621 gene encoding ABSCISIC ACID-INSENSITIVE 5-like protein 2 — translation MGSQGGGGSSSSNGGTPDLQVQNPDSKSNPLLSQGSLYNLTLDEVQNQLGDLGKPLISMNIDELLKTVWTVEANNNHAIGGIDYGPPGQQPECGSSLNRQSSLTLSRDLSRKTVDEVWHDIQQGQRRSSLDRKRTLGEMTLEDFLVKAGVVVESSAGKNNSGPVFGGVDAIGLPPQAQWMNYQIPSIPMQQIPAFMRSQSVQRTVAHGGNQIMDAAYPETQITMPSSPRLDTLSDTQTPGRKRVAPGDFVEKSVERRQKRMIKNRESAARSRARKQAYTHELENKVSRLEEENERLKRQKEWEKVLPSMPPPEPKYQLRRTSSAPI, via the exons ATGGGATCTCAAGGGGGTGGTGGTAGTAGCAGCAGCAATGGGGGAACCCCTGACCTTCAAGTTCAAAATCCGGACTCGAAATCCAACCCCTTGCTTAGCCAAGGGTCCCTGTACAATCTCACTCTTGATGAGGTGCAGAATCAATTGGGCGATCTGGGGAAACCTTTAATTAGCATGAATATTGATGAGCTTTTGAAGACCGTGTGGACAGTTGAGGCTAATAATAATCACGCTATAGGAGGCATTGATTATGGGCCACCTGGGCAGCAGCCTGAGTGTGGCTCGTCTTTGAACCGCCAGTCAAGCCTCACATTGTCCAGGGATCTGAGTAGAAAGACTGTTGATGAGGTGTGGCATGATATCCAGCAAGGACAGAGAAGGAGTAGTCTGGATCGAAAAAGGACTCTCGGTGAAATGACTTTGGAGGATTTCTTGGTTAAGGCAGGAGTAGTTGTTGAATCATCTGCAGGGAAAAATAATTCAGGCCCGGTTTTTGGAGGAGTTGATGCGATTGGATTACCCCCACAAGCCCAATGGATGAATTATCAGATCCCATCTATTCCTATGCAGCAGATTCCTGCTTTCATGCGGAGCCAATCCGTTCAACGAACTGTTGCTCATGGTGGAAATCAGATAATGGATGCTGCATATCCGGAAACTCAAATAACCATGCCTTCGTCCCCACGGTTGGATACTTTGTCGGATACTCAGACTCCTGGACGAAAAAGGGTTGCACCTGGTGATTTTGTTGAAAAGAGCGTTGAGAGGAGACAAAAGAGGATGATCAAGAACAGGGAATCAGCTGCTCGATCACGAGCTAGGAAGCAG GCTTACACCCATGAGCTGGAGAACAAGGTTTCACGTCTTGAGGAGGAGAATGAACGTCTCAAGAGACAAAAG GAATGGGAGAAGGTGTTGCCTAGCATGCCACCACCTGAGCCGAAGTATCAGCTTCGGAGAACGAGTTCTGCTCCTATATGA